From Saccharothrix espanaensis DSM 44229, the proteins below share one genomic window:
- a CDS encoding thiamine pyrophosphate-binding protein: MTVADAVGRALADLGADHVFGVVGSGNFHVTNALVAGGARYVAARHEGGAATMADAYARTSGRLGVLSVHQGCGLTNAMTGIAEAAKSRTPMVVLAAEVTSPHSNFFVDQAALATSVGAVAERVTSAGSAVDAVVRAVRRATHERRTVVLNLPLDLQSEPAPAGAPEPVPPHVPPAPDATSVEALAAAIARARRPVFVAGRGARHARAELESLAETCGALLATSAVANGLFTGNPWSLGISGGFATPLAVELISGADLVVGWGCALNMWTTRHGSLLGPEATVVQVDLDAAALGAHRSVDLGVVGDVREVAAAVRVEPAPGYRTPELASRIALTGRWRDVPHVEESEVDRIDPRTLSARLDDLLPAERVVGVDSGNFMGYPSGYLAVPDERGFCFTQAFQSIGLGLATTIGAALARPDRLPVAALGDGGGLMGIAELETVVRLGLPMVVVVYNDSGYGAEIHHFGPGGHPLDTVRFADTDLAAIGRGFGCTALTVRRRDDLAGLTEWLDGPRDTPLLIDAKVTTGRASWWLEEAFRGH; the protein is encoded by the coding sequence ATGACCGTCGCGGACGCCGTCGGCCGCGCGCTGGCCGATCTCGGTGCCGACCACGTCTTCGGCGTGGTCGGCAGCGGGAACTTCCACGTCACCAACGCCCTGGTCGCCGGGGGAGCGCGGTACGTCGCGGCCCGGCACGAGGGCGGCGCGGCCACGATGGCGGACGCGTACGCGCGCACCAGCGGCCGGCTCGGGGTGCTGTCGGTGCACCAGGGGTGCGGGCTGACCAACGCGATGACCGGGATCGCCGAGGCCGCCAAGAGCCGCACGCCGATGGTCGTGCTGGCCGCCGAGGTCACCTCGCCGCACTCGAACTTCTTCGTCGACCAGGCGGCGCTGGCCACCTCCGTCGGCGCGGTCGCCGAACGCGTCACCTCCGCCGGGTCCGCCGTGGACGCGGTGGTGCGGGCGGTCCGCCGGGCCACGCACGAACGCCGCACCGTCGTGCTCAACCTGCCGCTCGACCTCCAGTCCGAACCCGCACCGGCCGGCGCGCCCGAGCCCGTGCCGCCGCACGTCCCGCCCGCGCCCGACGCCACGTCGGTCGAAGCGCTCGCGGCGGCCATCGCCCGCGCCCGGCGCCCGGTGTTCGTCGCCGGCCGGGGCGCCCGGCACGCCCGCGCGGAGCTGGAAAGCCTCGCCGAGACGTGCGGCGCGCTGCTGGCGACCTCCGCGGTGGCCAACGGTCTGTTCACCGGCAACCCCTGGTCGCTGGGCATCTCCGGCGGCTTCGCCACCCCGCTGGCGGTCGAGCTGATCAGCGGCGCGGACCTCGTGGTCGGCTGGGGGTGTGCGCTGAACATGTGGACCACGCGGCACGGCAGCCTGCTCGGGCCCGAGGCCACCGTGGTGCAGGTCGACCTCGACGCGGCGGCGCTCGGCGCGCACCGCTCCGTCGACCTGGGCGTGGTCGGTGACGTGCGGGAGGTCGCCGCCGCCGTGCGGGTCGAGCCGGCACCGGGCTACCGCACGCCCGAGCTGGCGTCGCGGATCGCGCTGACCGGGCGCTGGCGCGACGTCCCGCACGTCGAGGAGTCCGAAGTGGACCGGATCGACCCGCGCACGCTGTCCGCCCGGCTGGACGATCTGCTGCCGGCCGAGCGGGTGGTCGGCGTCGACTCGGGCAACTTCATGGGCTACCCGAGCGGGTACCTCGCGGTGCCCGACGAACGCGGGTTCTGCTTCACCCAGGCGTTCCAGTCGATCGGCCTGGGCCTGGCCACCACCATCGGCGCGGCCCTGGCCCGGCCGGACCGGCTGCCGGTCGCCGCGCTGGGCGACGGCGGCGGCCTGATGGGCATCGCCGAGCTGGAGACCGTGGTCCGGCTCGGCCTGCCGATGGTCGTGGTGGTGTACAACGACAGCGGGTACGGCGCCGAGATCCACCACTTCGGGCCCGGCGGCCACCCGCTGGACACCGTGCGCTTCGCCGACACCGACCTGGCCGCCATCGGGCGCGGGTTCGGCTGCACGGCGCTGACCGTGCGCCGGCGTGACGACCTCGCCGGCCTGACCGAGTGGCTCGACGGCCCGCGCGACACCCCGCTGCTGATCGACGCCAAGGTCACCACGGGCCGGGCGTCCTGGTGGCTGGAGGAGGCGTTCCGGGGCCACTGA
- a CDS encoding cyclase family protein, translating to MAILSDLLGALGSGRVEVVDLTAPLHAGTPLLQLPEPFANTIPFRLEEISRYDDRGPAWYWNDIHTGEHTGTHFDAPVHWVTARDGEDVSQVAPGKLIAPAVVLDFSAQAAQDPDFLLEVEHVRQWQQEHGPLPDGGWLLYRTGWDVRGESQEEFVNGGHSPGISPACARWLAEESPVIGVGVETVGTDAGAAHSFEPAFPCHSYLLGAGKYGLTQLRNLAALPPTGAVVLTAPLPIVGGSGSPSRVLALVER from the coding sequence ATGGCGATTCTGTCCGACCTGCTCGGCGCGCTCGGTTCGGGACGGGTCGAGGTCGTCGACCTGACCGCTCCGCTGCACGCGGGCACCCCGCTGTTGCAGCTCCCCGAGCCGTTCGCGAACACGATCCCGTTCCGGCTGGAGGAGATCAGCCGCTACGACGACCGGGGACCGGCCTGGTACTGGAACGACATCCACACCGGTGAGCACACCGGTACCCACTTCGACGCGCCGGTGCACTGGGTGACCGCCCGGGACGGCGAGGACGTCTCCCAGGTCGCGCCCGGCAAGCTCATCGCCCCCGCGGTGGTGCTGGACTTCTCCGCGCAGGCCGCGCAGGACCCGGACTTCCTGCTGGAGGTCGAGCACGTGCGGCAGTGGCAGCAGGAGCACGGCCCGCTGCCCGACGGCGGCTGGCTGCTCTACCGGACCGGGTGGGACGTGCGCGGCGAGAGCCAGGAGGAGTTCGTCAACGGCGGCCACAGCCCCGGCATCTCGCCGGCGTGCGCCCGCTGGCTCGCCGAGGAGTCCCCGGTGATCGGCGTCGGCGTCGAGACGGTGGGCACCGACGCGGGGGCCGCGCACTCGTTCGAGCCCGCTTTCCCCTGCCACTCCTACCTCCTGGGCGCGGGCAAGTACGGCCTGACCCAGTTGCGCAACCTCGCGGCCCTGCCGCCGACCGGCGCGGTGGTGCTCACCGCGCCGCTGCCGATCGTCGGCGGCTCGGGCAGCCCGAGCCGGGTGCTGGCCCTGGTCGAACGATGA
- a CDS encoding RICIN domain-containing protein yields MKKFSRLLAGMLFGLSVLAVSGGQANAEVKPLASGYVLHSAHDNRCLDVYAGGAGPWVQLWNCNGQANQKFYYVLYPEGTAEIRTNDYWCVDGRWGKGASLERAQCNGSIGQRWRFDTVPGKPGLLAKSAQYPNLVWDVYGSGSGTKVQLWDYNGQLNQFWNFQSV; encoded by the coding sequence ATGAAGAAGTTCTCCCGCCTGCTGGCGGGGATGTTGTTCGGGTTGTCGGTGCTGGCGGTGTCCGGGGGACAGGCCAACGCGGAGGTGAAGCCGCTCGCGAGCGGGTACGTGCTCCACTCGGCGCACGACAACCGGTGCCTGGACGTCTACGCGGGCGGCGCCGGACCGTGGGTGCAGCTGTGGAACTGCAACGGCCAGGCCAACCAGAAGTTCTACTACGTGCTCTACCCCGAAGGCACCGCCGAGATCCGCACGAATGACTACTGGTGCGTCGACGGTCGCTGGGGCAAGGGCGCGTCGCTGGAGCGCGCGCAGTGCAACGGGAGCATCGGCCAGCGGTGGAGGTTCGACACCGTGCCGGGCAAGCCGGGCCTGCTGGCCAAGAGCGCGCAGTACCCGAACCTGGTGTGGGACGTCTACGGCAGCGGCTCCGGGACCAAGGTGCAGCTGTGGGACTACAACGGCCAGTTGAACCAGTTCTGGAACTTCCAGTCGGTATGA
- a CDS encoding OsmC family peroxiredoxin produces MLHIRKSSRASWHGPASTGSGTLDLGRRGASLPFSLRSRVGDEPATNPEELLGSALAGCFSMSLANLAEEAGTPVESVDAVAVVHLVQTPEGFRIPTVELSCVVHAPGAAEERVLEMAEQAERTCPVRLLYNADVTLKVEVRS; encoded by the coding sequence GTGCTGCACATCCGCAAGTCCTCCCGAGCGAGCTGGCACGGCCCGGCGTCCACCGGCAGCGGCACGCTCGACCTCGGCCGGCGCGGCGCGTCCCTGCCGTTCAGCCTGCGCAGCCGGGTCGGCGACGAGCCCGCGACCAACCCCGAGGAGCTGCTCGGCTCCGCGCTGGCCGGGTGCTTCTCGATGTCGCTGGCGAACCTGGCGGAGGAGGCCGGCACGCCGGTCGAGTCGGTCGACGCGGTCGCCGTCGTCCACCTCGTGCAGACGCCCGAGGGCTTCCGCATCCCCACCGTCGAGCTGTCCTGCGTCGTCCACGCGCCGGGCGCGGCCGAGGAGCGGGTCCTGGAGATGGCGGAACAGGCCGAGCGCACCTGCCCGGTGCGACTGCTCTACAACGCCGACGTCACGTTGAAGGTCGAGGTGCGGTCGTGA
- a CDS encoding amino acid permease has translation MTPPRATPPPTDDPDPAGLWRALTGRQVGMIGLGGAIGTGLFLGSGLAISRAGPATIVAYAVCALVAFVIAWALAEMVVVHPRAGSFGAVAHQYLGPPAGFVQRWTYWTIQVIAVGGEVVAAGLYVRFWWPQLPLWLLTAVFSAVLLGANALAVRFFGTVEYWFAMVKVVAIVVFIGLGVVLITVGLPHSPATGLTNLTAHGGFLPGGINGLFLAMVFVLFSYIGTEVVAVTAAESERPERDIPRAARRMVLRLVLFYVLAIAVVLTVVPWEVTAQGGTVDTSPFVRVFESAGVPAAAAITNFVVLTAALSSANTNLYLSTRMVHSLAGDGFAPAWAGRLSPSGVPRNALGLAALGLALAAALSATAADTAYLVLFGISVFGALVVWIMILVTHWKFRRSARPASPVRLWGAPVTSGLAALFLAAVLVSTAFVDGLDTAWSAGVPFFAFLVVAYLVIARRRARAGGVSSSGA, from the coding sequence ATGACGCCCCCGCGCGCGACCCCGCCACCGACCGACGATCCCGACCCCGCCGGGCTGTGGCGCGCGCTGACCGGGCGGCAGGTCGGCATGATCGGCCTCGGCGGCGCGATCGGCACCGGCCTGTTCCTCGGTTCGGGCCTGGCCATCTCGCGCGCCGGGCCGGCGACGATCGTGGCCTACGCGGTGTGCGCGCTGGTCGCGTTCGTCATCGCGTGGGCGCTGGCCGAGATGGTCGTGGTGCACCCGCGTGCCGGGTCGTTCGGGGCCGTCGCCCACCAGTACCTCGGACCGCCGGCGGGGTTCGTGCAGCGCTGGACCTACTGGACGATCCAGGTGATCGCGGTCGGCGGCGAGGTCGTCGCGGCCGGGCTCTACGTGCGGTTCTGGTGGCCGCAACTGCCGTTGTGGCTGCTGACCGCCGTGTTCTCGGCGGTCCTGCTCGGCGCGAACGCGCTCGCCGTCCGGTTCTTCGGGACGGTCGAGTACTGGTTCGCGATGGTCAAGGTGGTCGCGATCGTCGTGTTCATCGGCCTGGGCGTCGTCCTGATCACCGTCGGCCTGCCCCACTCGCCCGCCACCGGGCTGACGAACCTGACCGCGCACGGTGGTTTCCTCCCCGGGGGGATCAACGGGCTGTTCCTCGCCATGGTCTTCGTGCTGTTCAGCTACATCGGCACCGAAGTGGTCGCGGTGACCGCCGCGGAGTCCGAGCGGCCCGAGCGGGACATCCCCCGCGCCGCGCGGCGGATGGTGCTGCGGCTGGTGCTGTTCTACGTGCTGGCCATCGCGGTCGTGCTGACCGTCGTGCCGTGGGAGGTGACCGCGCAGGGCGGCACGGTCGACACCAGCCCGTTCGTGCGGGTGTTCGAGAGCGCCGGTGTCCCCGCCGCGGCGGCGATCACCAACTTCGTCGTGCTGACGGCCGCGCTGTCCAGCGCGAACACCAACCTGTACCTCTCCACCCGCATGGTGCACTCGCTCGCGGGCGACGGCTTCGCGCCGGCGTGGGCGGGCCGGCTGAGCCCGTCGGGGGTGCCCCGCAACGCGCTCGGCCTGGCCGCGCTCGGCCTCGCCCTGGCCGCCGCGCTCTCCGCGACCGCGGCGGACACGGCCTACCTGGTGCTGTTCGGGATCTCGGTGTTCGGCGCGCTGGTGGTGTGGATCATGATCCTGGTGACCCACTGGAAGTTCCGCCGCTCCGCGCGCCCCGCGTCCCCGGTCCGGTTGTGGGGCGCGCCCGTCACCAGCGGGCTGGCCGCGCTGTTCCTGGCCGCCGTGCTGGTGTCCACAGCGTTCGTCGACGGCCTCGACACCGCCTGGTCGGCCGGTGTCCCGTTCTTCGCCTTCCTGGTCGTGGCCTACCTGGTGATCGCCCGCCGGCGGGCCCGCGCCGGCGGTGTCAGTAGCTCGGGGGCGTGA
- a CDS encoding RICIN domain-containing protein, producing the protein MRTWRLFAVVAVALAALVSSTGTAGASPQAAAEQSDVGVLAGDVRLHSLYDWRCLDVFAGGAGPWVQLWNCNGQPNQTFFRVEYPDGTSEIRTSDYWCVDGRWGEGSSLERAPCTGHVGQRWVLHANSLTGGFLVKSVQYPNLVWDVHAHGTGTKVQLWNYNGGLNQSWKFERV; encoded by the coding sequence ATGAGGACTTGGCGCTTGTTCGCCGTGGTGGCGGTGGCGCTGGCGGCGCTGGTGTCGTCCACCGGCACGGCCGGGGCGTCACCGCAGGCGGCGGCCGAGCAGTCCGACGTCGGGGTGCTCGCCGGTGACGTGCGGCTGCACTCGCTGTACGACTGGCGGTGCCTGGACGTGTTCGCGGGCGGTGCCGGGCCGTGGGTGCAGCTGTGGAACTGCAACGGTCAGCCCAACCAGACGTTCTTCCGGGTCGAGTACCCGGACGGCACCAGCGAGATCCGGACCAGTGACTACTGGTGCGTCGACGGCCGGTGGGGCGAGGGTTCCTCGTTGGAGCGCGCGCCGTGCACCGGCCACGTGGGCCAGCGGTGGGTCCTGCACGCCAACTCGCTGACCGGTGGGTTCCTCGTCAAGAGCGTCCAGTACCCGAACCTGGTGTGGGACGTCCACGCCCACGGCACGGGCACGAAGGTCCAGCTCTGGAACTACAACGGCGGCCTGAACCAGAGCTGGAAGTTCGAGCGGGTCTGA
- a CDS encoding XRE family transcriptional regulator: protein MGERIRELRAARSMTATELAKAADVSVGLISQVERGITDPSLETVRKIARALDTPVFNLFQDTDLERVAVVRKDRRMDIRSPQGGLVYQRVSAGVGKIEVLEGLLEPGAVSSESGWSHPSDECVVVLTGRLVLEVDGERYELKPGDSGSFDSRLPHRYLNETTKPVRFLLSVTPPSY, encoded by the coding sequence ATGGGCGAGCGGATTCGGGAGCTGCGCGCGGCGCGGTCGATGACGGCGACCGAGCTGGCGAAGGCGGCCGACGTGTCGGTCGGGTTGATCAGCCAGGTCGAGCGCGGGATCACCGACCCGAGCCTGGAGACCGTTCGCAAGATCGCGCGGGCGTTGGACACCCCGGTGTTCAACCTCTTCCAGGACACCGACCTGGAGCGGGTCGCGGTGGTGCGCAAGGACCGCCGGATGGACATCCGCTCGCCGCAGGGCGGCTTGGTCTACCAGCGGGTGTCGGCCGGCGTCGGCAAGATCGAGGTGCTGGAGGGGCTGCTGGAACCGGGCGCGGTGTCCTCGGAGTCGGGCTGGAGCCACCCGTCCGACGAGTGCGTGGTGGTGCTGACCGGACGGCTCGTGCTGGAGGTCGACGGCGAGCGGTACGAGCTGAAGCCGGGCGACAGCGGGAGCTTCGACTCCCGGCTGCCGCACCGCTACCTCAACGAGACGACCAAGCCGGTCCGGTTCCTGCTGTCCGTCACGCCCCCGAGCTACTGA
- a CDS encoding GlxA family transcriptional regulator, with product MHRVVALVRPVQSTFELGCAAEVFGTPRAGVPRHYEFEVCTETPGPVPTSAGYSMSVTHGLSALASADTVLIPGWTPVDAPLPDRVRRALLRAHGRGARLVTICTGAFALARTGLLDGRSATVHWARAAQLQREFPRVRVEPDVLYVDHGDVATSAGAGAGIDLCLHLVRRDHGAAHAALVARHMVMPPHRDGGQAQYAPAPPPSDELDGLLEWAGARLGTPLSVADLAGHLNVSPRTLARRFADRLGTTPGGWLLARRVAEARDLLERTDLPVEAIATRVGLTSAVNLRRRFRARVGTTPGAYRRAFRTP from the coding sequence ATGCATCGAGTGGTGGCCCTGGTGCGGCCGGTGCAGTCGACGTTCGAGCTGGGGTGCGCCGCAGAGGTCTTCGGCACGCCCCGGGCCGGGGTGCCGCGGCACTACGAGTTCGAGGTGTGCACCGAGACCCCCGGCCCGGTGCCGACGTCGGCCGGGTACTCGATGTCCGTGACGCACGGCCTGTCCGCGCTGGCGTCCGCGGACACCGTCCTCATCCCGGGCTGGACGCCGGTGGACGCGCCGCTGCCCGACCGCGTGCGTCGCGCGCTGCTGCGGGCGCACGGACGCGGGGCGCGGCTGGTCACGATCTGCACCGGGGCGTTCGCCCTGGCCCGCACCGGGCTGCTGGACGGCCGTTCGGCCACCGTCCACTGGGCGCGCGCCGCGCAGTTGCAGCGCGAGTTCCCCCGGGTCCGGGTCGAGCCGGACGTGCTCTACGTCGACCACGGTGACGTCGCCACGAGCGCCGGGGCCGGCGCGGGCATCGACCTGTGCCTGCACCTGGTCCGACGCGACCACGGGGCCGCGCACGCCGCCCTCGTCGCGCGGCACATGGTGATGCCGCCGCACCGCGACGGCGGCCAGGCCCAGTACGCGCCGGCCCCACCGCCCTCGGACGAGCTGGACGGCCTGCTGGAGTGGGCCGGCGCGCGCCTCGGCACGCCGCTGTCGGTAGCCGACCTGGCCGGACACCTCAACGTCTCGCCGCGCACCCTGGCCCGCCGCTTCGCCGACCGGCTCGGCACCACGCCCGGCGGGTGGCTGCTGGCCCGTCGCGTCGCCGAGGCGCGCGACCTGCTGGAACGCACGGACCTGCCCGTCGAGGCGATCGCGACCCGGGTCGGCCTCACCTCGGCGGTCAACCTCCGCCGCCGCTTCCGCGCCCGGGTCGGCACCACCCCCGGCGCCTACCGACGGGCGTTCCGCACCCCCTGA
- a CDS encoding cupin domain-containing protein gives MSKVFHYSEVEPSCADGDTVDVRDTHRDDENGLRQAVYHVRAGRSKPRSPGAGRLETLFVLSGEGALHVNGESHALRAELAVLVVGEDTYEITTDSEVVLVSVSAEQHADVACGDRRAWIDLADQVKQDAVSDREYQTLFDPEKGCSGVTQFVGYIPTLRTPMHFHPYSEMVFVLSGTGQVEIAGVTSTVGAGTCFYLPAGVHHLVENLGDEGFLRLLGVFVPAGSPSENMPA, from the coding sequence GTGAGCAAGGTCTTCCACTACAGCGAGGTCGAACCGTCCTGTGCGGACGGTGACACCGTGGACGTCCGGGACACCCACCGGGACGACGAGAACGGGCTGCGGCAGGCGGTCTACCACGTGCGCGCCGGCCGGTCGAAGCCGCGCTCGCCCGGTGCCGGCCGGCTGGAGACCCTGTTCGTGCTCTCCGGCGAGGGGGCGCTGCACGTCAACGGGGAGAGCCACGCGCTGCGCGCCGAACTCGCCGTGCTCGTCGTGGGGGAGGACACCTACGAGATCACCACCGACAGCGAGGTCGTGCTGGTGTCGGTCTCGGCCGAGCAGCACGCGGACGTGGCGTGCGGCGACCGTCGCGCGTGGATCGACCTGGCCGACCAGGTCAAGCAGGACGCGGTGAGCGACCGCGAGTACCAGACCCTGTTCGACCCCGAGAAGGGGTGCTCGGGCGTGACCCAGTTCGTCGGCTACATCCCGACGCTGCGCACCCCGATGCACTTCCACCCGTACAGCGAGATGGTGTTCGTGCTGTCCGGGACCGGGCAGGTGGAGATCGCGGGCGTGACGTCCACGGTCGGCGCGGGCACGTGCTTCTACCTGCCGGCCGGCGTCCACCACCTGGTGGAGAACCTGGGCGACGAGGGCTTCCTCCGCCTGCTCGGCGTGTTCGTGCCGGCGGGCAGCCCCTCGGAGAACATGCCCGCCTGA
- a CDS encoding aminotransferase class V-fold PLP-dependent enzyme — protein sequence MPAKLTSRQFRECFPVLADTVHLASCSQGALSGELLTALSEMTFTMREHAAPWDLWMAEVDQARRRFAALVNADPDEIAVVHCASDGAYQVASTKDWSARPGIVTTDMEFPSVGHIWVAQAARGAQVTHVPERDACVDTEELLAAIDERTGLVSVPIASYRNGARLPVREAVRKAHEVGARVFVDAYQGAGVLPVDVRELDCDYLVSGALKYLLGLPGVAFLYARGGLADDLPPQLTGWFGRVDPFRFDPRTVDYPTQARRFETGTPGIPAVYAANAGMRLLSRVDAHDVERHVGGLAALTTGRLVEAGERVWAPRDPTHPGPQVALLDDDPNALAAYLATRRIAAAPRGTVLRLAFHYFNDESDVDAVCSAIADYRATNRGA from the coding sequence ATGCCAGCGAAACTCACCAGCCGCCAGTTCCGGGAGTGCTTCCCCGTCCTGGCCGACACCGTGCACCTGGCCAGTTGCAGCCAGGGCGCGCTGTCCGGCGAACTGCTGACCGCCCTGTCCGAGATGACCTTCACCATGCGCGAGCACGCCGCGCCGTGGGACCTGTGGATGGCCGAGGTGGACCAGGCGCGGCGGCGGTTCGCCGCACTGGTCAACGCCGATCCCGACGAGATCGCCGTGGTGCACTGCGCTTCCGACGGCGCCTACCAGGTAGCGTCCACAAAGGACTGGTCGGCGCGGCCCGGGATCGTGACCACCGACATGGAGTTCCCCTCGGTCGGGCACATCTGGGTGGCGCAGGCGGCGCGGGGCGCGCAGGTGACCCACGTGCCCGAGCGGGACGCCTGCGTGGACACCGAGGAGCTGCTCGCCGCGATCGACGAGCGGACCGGCCTGGTGTCGGTGCCGATCGCCTCCTACCGCAACGGCGCGCGGTTGCCGGTGCGCGAGGCGGTCCGCAAGGCGCACGAGGTCGGCGCGCGGGTCTTCGTCGACGCCTACCAGGGCGCCGGGGTGCTCCCGGTCGACGTCCGCGAACTCGACTGCGACTACCTGGTCTCCGGCGCGCTCAAGTACCTGCTGGGGCTGCCGGGCGTCGCGTTCCTCTACGCCCGGGGCGGCCTGGCCGACGACCTGCCGCCGCAGCTCACCGGCTGGTTCGGCCGGGTCGACCCGTTCCGGTTCGACCCGCGCACGGTCGACTACCCGACCCAGGCGCGCCGGTTCGAGACCGGCACGCCGGGCATCCCCGCGGTCTACGCCGCCAACGCCGGGATGCGGCTGCTGTCCCGGGTCGACGCGCACGACGTCGAGCGGCACGTCGGCGGGCTGGCGGCGCTGACCACCGGCCGACTGGTCGAGGCGGGCGAACGGGTCTGGGCACCGCGCGACCCAACCCACCCCGGCCCCCAGGTCGCCCTGCTCGACGACGACCCCAACGCCCTGGCCGCCTACCTGGCCACCCGCCGCATCGCCGCCGCGCCGCGCGGAACGGTGCTGCGCTTGGCCTTCCACTACTTCAACGACGAGTCCGATGTGGACGCGGTGTGCTCGGCGATCGCCGACTACCGCGCGACGAACCGAGGAGCCTGA
- a CDS encoding cupin domain-containing protein has translation MHPEIIAQEGYTAVSVDESPVRELFPGIRVRPLWTGTTGAHANVLEMDPGTSWPHRDVHEPGPEEVYVVAGTFNDGARDYPAGTFLHAPAGSWHVPSTTTGCTLFVFYPEG, from the coding sequence ATGCACCCAGAGATCATCGCCCAAGAGGGCTACACCGCCGTCTCCGTCGACGAATCCCCCGTGCGCGAACTGTTCCCCGGGATCCGGGTCCGTCCACTGTGGACTGGCACGACCGGGGCGCACGCCAACGTGCTGGAGATGGACCCCGGCACGTCGTGGCCGCACCGCGACGTCCACGAACCGGGCCCGGAGGAGGTCTACGTCGTCGCCGGCACGTTCAACGACGGCGCGCGCGACTACCCGGCCGGCACGTTCCTGCACGCCCCCGCCGGCTCGTGGCACGTGCCCTCGACCACGACCGGCTGCACGCTGTTCGTCTTCTACCCGGAGGGCTAG
- a CDS encoding LLM class flavin-dependent oxidoreductase → MVLTSIRLTQFVGGPAELVDLAVTAEEAGFDQVWFASDPFMLHTWSLCTAVALRTSRIHIGALGMNPATVDPSEIAAHLGTLDLLSGGRALAGIGSHTDGMVPKIGLDGSTIPGRTAEAVRLVRALIAGQDAPTDGEHYRWQPGCALGFTPHRSRIPLHVTAYGEEFLTAAGGYGDGVLPILFPPETAAEVVGWIRAGAVAAGRDPSEVDVAGCVWVSVADDPAAAGDLIRPTIAFFGPYLSEHELAVVGLSPADFAPVTAALAADGVEAAARLVTDDMLRLAVVGTPDEVAVRLRGLVDAGVTQLSIGGPLGPDPDAAIRLLGERVLPALS, encoded by the coding sequence GTGGTCCTCACCAGCATCCGGCTGACCCAGTTCGTCGGCGGACCGGCCGAACTGGTCGACCTGGCCGTCACGGCCGAGGAGGCCGGGTTCGACCAGGTGTGGTTCGCGAGCGACCCGTTCATGCTGCACACGTGGTCGTTGTGCACCGCCGTGGCGCTGCGCACCTCGCGCATCCACATCGGCGCGCTCGGCATGAACCCGGCCACCGTCGACCCGTCGGAGATCGCCGCCCACCTGGGCACGCTCGACCTGCTCTCCGGCGGGCGGGCGCTGGCCGGGATCGGCTCGCACACCGACGGGATGGTCCCGAAGATCGGCCTCGACGGCTCGACCATCCCCGGCCGCACGGCCGAGGCGGTCCGGCTGGTCCGGGCGCTGATCGCCGGGCAGGACGCGCCGACCGACGGCGAGCACTACCGGTGGCAGCCGGGGTGCGCGCTCGGCTTCACGCCGCACCGGTCGCGGATCCCGCTGCACGTCACGGCCTACGGCGAGGAGTTCCTCACCGCCGCGGGCGGGTACGGCGACGGCGTGCTGCCCATCCTGTTCCCGCCGGAGACCGCCGCCGAGGTGGTCGGCTGGATCCGGGCCGGTGCGGTGGCGGCGGGCCGCGATCCGTCCGAAGTGGACGTCGCGGGCTGCGTCTGGGTGTCGGTCGCCGACGACCCGGCCGCGGCGGGCGACCTGATCCGGCCGACGATCGCGTTCTTCGGGCCGTACCTGTCCGAGCACGAGCTCGCGGTGGTCGGCCTGAGCCCGGCGGACTTCGCCCCGGTCACGGCCGCGCTGGCGGCCGACGGCGTCGAGGCGGCGGCGCGGCTCGTCACCGACGACATGCTGCGGCTGGCGGTCGTCGGCACGCCGGACGAGGTCGCGGTCCGGTTGCGCGGGCTGGTCGACGCGGGCGTCACCCAGCTCAGCATCGGCGGCCCGCTCGGTCCCGACCCGGACGCGGCGATCCGTTTGCTGGGTGAGCGGGTGCTGCCGGCGTTGAGTTGA